A window from Primulina eburnea isolate SZY01 chromosome 2, ASM2296580v1, whole genome shotgun sequence encodes these proteins:
- the LOC140823926 gene encoding uncharacterized protein isoform X1, with amino-acid sequence MDKNIVDDCLAGPVLLPKVDRFGFLKQECNSPDGLTRSRSAFEHERDERRIRKWRKMIGAGGSDWKHYVRRKPQVVKRRIRKGIPDCLRGLVWQLISGSRDLLLLNPGVYEQLVIYETSASELDIIRDISRTFPSHVFFQQRHGPGQRSLYNVLKAYSVYDRDVGYVQGMGFVAGLFLLYMSEEDAFWLLVALLKGAVHAPMEGLYLVGLPLVQQYLFQLDNLVKEHLPKLGEHFAQEMINPSMYASQWFITLFSYSFPFHLALRIWDVFLSEGVVIVFKVGMALLKYCHD; translated from the exons ATGGACAAGAATATAGTGGATGACTGCCTCGCAGGACCCGTGCTGCTTCCTAAAGTTGACAGGTTTGGATTTTTGAAACAGGAATGTAACTCCCCCGATGGTTTAACGAGAAGCAGATCAGCTTTTGAGCATGAGAG GGATGAAAGAAGAAttagaaaatggagaaaaatgatTGGGGCTGGAGGAAGTGATTGGAAGCATTATGTTAGGAGAAAACCTCAAGTTGTGAAAAGGAGAATAAGGAAAGGTATTCCCGATTGTCTAAGAGGACTTGTCTGGCAGTTAATCTCTGGCAGTCGTGACCTCTTGCTCTTGAATCCAGGAGTCTATGAG CAACTGGTCATCTATGAGACATCTGCTTCAGAGCTGGATATTATTCGAGATATTTCTCGTACATTCCCTTCACATGTTTTTTTCCAGCAAAGACATGGTCCAGGTCAAAGATCTCTTTATAATGTTCTGAAGGCGTATTCTGTGTATGACAGAGATGTTGGATATGTTCAG GGCATGGGATTTGTGGCAGGTTTATTTCTCCTTTATATGAGTGAAGAAGATGCATTTTGGTTGCTGGTTGCTCTCTTGAAAGGAGCTGTTCATGCTCCGATGGAAGGATTGTACTTG GTGGGGTTGCCTCTTGTACAGCAATATCTATTTCAGTTAGACAATTTGGTGAAAGAACACTTACCAAAGTTGGGAGAGCATTTTGCTCAAGAAATGATAAATCCGAGTATGTATGCAAGCCAGTGGTTCATAACTCTTTTTTCATACTCATTTCCATTCCATCTGGCTCTTAGGATTTGGGATGTCTTTCTCTCTGAG GGTGTAGTCATTGTCTTTAAAGTTGGTATGGCTCTGCTGAAATACTGCCACGACTGA
- the LOC140823926 gene encoding uncharacterized protein isoform X2 → MDERRIRKWRKMIGAGGSDWKHYVRRKPQVVKRRIRKGIPDCLRGLVWQLISGSRDLLLLNPGVYEQLVIYETSASELDIIRDISRTFPSHVFFQQRHGPGQRSLYNVLKAYSVYDRDVGYVQGMGFVAGLFLLYMSEEDAFWLLVALLKGAVHAPMEGLYLVGLPLVQQYLFQLDNLVKEHLPKLGEHFAQEMINPSMYASQWFITLFSYSFPFHLALRIWDVFLSEGVVIVFKVGMALLKYCHD, encoded by the exons AT GGATGAAAGAAGAAttagaaaatggagaaaaatgatTGGGGCTGGAGGAAGTGATTGGAAGCATTATGTTAGGAGAAAACCTCAAGTTGTGAAAAGGAGAATAAGGAAAGGTATTCCCGATTGTCTAAGAGGACTTGTCTGGCAGTTAATCTCTGGCAGTCGTGACCTCTTGCTCTTGAATCCAGGAGTCTATGAG CAACTGGTCATCTATGAGACATCTGCTTCAGAGCTGGATATTATTCGAGATATTTCTCGTACATTCCCTTCACATGTTTTTTTCCAGCAAAGACATGGTCCAGGTCAAAGATCTCTTTATAATGTTCTGAAGGCGTATTCTGTGTATGACAGAGATGTTGGATATGTTCAG GGCATGGGATTTGTGGCAGGTTTATTTCTCCTTTATATGAGTGAAGAAGATGCATTTTGGTTGCTGGTTGCTCTCTTGAAAGGAGCTGTTCATGCTCCGATGGAAGGATTGTACTTG GTGGGGTTGCCTCTTGTACAGCAATATCTATTTCAGTTAGACAATTTGGTGAAAGAACACTTACCAAAGTTGGGAGAGCATTTTGCTCAAGAAATGATAAATCCGAGTATGTATGCAAGCCAGTGGTTCATAACTCTTTTTTCATACTCATTTCCATTCCATCTGGCTCTTAGGATTTGGGATGTCTTTCTCTCTGAG GGTGTAGTCATTGTCTTTAAAGTTGGTATGGCTCTGCTGAAATACTGCCACGACTGA